The genomic stretch CCGCCACGACGAGCCGGCGCTCGTCTTGCTGCACGATGCGGAACCGCTCGGCGAAACCCGGCCATGCGCCCGGTTGCACACCGGCGAGCGCACCCTCGAGCACGAAGAACTGGCCCTCGCCCGTCCGCTTCTGCAATTCCTCCAGCGTCCCTTCCGCGTGCAGACGCCCGTGGTCGATGATGCCGATCCTCGCGCAGAGCGTCTCCGCTTCTTCGAGGTAGTGCGTGGTGTAGAGGATGCCGGTGCCGGCGGCCGCGAGCGCGCGGATGAACTCGATGATGTTGGCCCGCGCCTGCGGATCGATGCCGACGGTCGGCTCGTCGAGCAGGAGCAACTTCGGTCGGTGCATGAGCGCACAACCGAGGTTGATGCGTCGCTTCATGCCGCCGGAGTACTTCTTGACCGCGTCCTTGGCTCGATCGGCGAGCGCGAGCGTCTCGAGGAGTTCACCGGCACGCGCACGCGACTCGCGCGCACTCAGGCCCGCGACGCGGCCCCAGAACTCGAGGTTTTCCCGCCCCGAGAGTTCTTCGTAGAGCGCGAGCTCCTGAGGCACGACACCCATTGCCCGCCGCGCCGCTTGCGGATCGGCGGCGAAATCGGCACCGCACACGGCAACGCTGCCGGTGTCGGGTCGCAACAGGCCGCAGACGAGCGAGATGGTGGTGGTCTTGCCCGCACCGTTGGGGCCGAGCAGACCGTAGATCTCGCCCGGTCGGACCGAGAAGGAGACGCGGTCCACGGCCTGCACTTCGCCGAAGCGTTTGCACAGACCGCGCGCGTCGAGCAGCGGGGTTTCAATCGAGGAACTCATACGTGAAAGCGAGCCGCACCTCACACCGCTCCGACTTCATCGGAAGGAGGTCGCCGGGACCGATCCGATGCGAGTACGCGACGCCGTTCCGCGCGTCAGCGCGAAAGGCGGTTTCCGGAAGAACGGCAGCGGGCATTCCCTCCCCACTACACCGCGTGAAGCACGACGGTTACGCACGGCGCGAAAAATCCTTCGCGCGTCCGCGC from Opitutales bacterium ASA1 encodes the following:
- a CDS encoding ABC transporter ATP-binding protein: MSSSIETPLLDARGLCKRFGEVQAVDRVSFSVRPGEIYGLLGPNGAGKTTTISLVCGLLRPDTGSVAVCGADFAADPQAARRAMGVVPQELALYEELSGRENLEFWGRVAGLSARESRARAGELLETLALADRAKDAVKKYSGGMKRRINLGCALMHRPKLLLLDEPTVGIDPQARANIIEFIRALAAAGTGILYTTHYLEEAETLCARIGIIDHGRLHAEGTLEELQKRTGEGQFFVLEGALAGVQPGAWPGFAERFRIVQQDERRLVVAALGARRAAEVLEELLALPVAIDNVTVKKPSLNDTFLALTGRALRE